CTTTTTCCACTTTGTGCTTACTTTCTGCTTCATAGCGTAGCATCAATTCTTCCTTGATACGCTGCCATTCTTCTTTGTTGGAAGATTCGGTTTTGAGTATAGTGTAGTGCTGCTTTTCAATGTAGGGCAATAAGTAGGCATACTCACCTGATGGGTCTATTATGACCACTCTATTGCGGTGTGCAATGTGTTTTTCTATATCTTGTATGATCCAGTTGTCAGTCATTTCAATTAGGAATTTTCAATTAGGAGTTTTCAATTAGGAGTTTTCAATTAGGAGTTTTCAATTAGGAATTTTCAATTAGGAATTTTCAATTAGGAATTAGGAAAGGGAAATTCAAATTCAAATCTCCATTCAACTGCTTGGAGTTCGTTTCTTAAATTTAGTATATTACGCATCAAGTCTTCAAAACTGGGCTTCTTTTCTTCGTAGATCATATCTTCTTTCATTTTGGCGTAATCGGTTTCCCAATCGGCTATCACTTCTTCGGGTGGAATGGGATTCAGCGTGTGTGGATGATGCAAATTGTAATCTACTTTCCCCACTCTTGAAAACTTGTGGCGGTGTGCTACAATGGTTTCGTAAAGCACTTTATCAGATATGGCTCTTGCTGCTACTCCGGCTTGGGTAAGGTGGTAAACATCATACAAATGCCTACTCAACCTATCCACCCGCATTTTGTCTGCCGGACGATGAAATTCTTCGTGCAACAGGAATAATTTCTCTAAAAATGTACGTTCGGCATTGACTGTGGGCACTTCAAAAAGTGGTTCGGCAAAATCTTTTCCTACATAAAATTCATCTACCAAAGCACCAAAAGACCGTACCGTAAATGGCTCTCGCAATGAACGACAACTTACTTCTATCTGCACCCTTGGTAAGATATATTCGGTATCTGGTTCTATCACATTGGGGTAGTAAATCTCCAATACTCTTGGGTCTTGGTCGCTGTCTTTGGCTTCAACCACTTCAAAATTCAACCCTGAAAATCCTTTGGCTGCAAATGCCTGTTTCAGTTCTTCTAAGAAAGTCCCGGTAGTATAGGCTCCGGCTACTTTTCTGAGTTTATCTCTTTGATTTTTTCCCAACTCTCCGGCAAATCCAAAAAACTCTCTCTCAATCGCCAAGTCAATATCTTCCGAAAAGCGGTTAATGAGTTTCCAAGCTTTGCTGAGTGAGGTACCGCCTTTGAATACCAAATGTTCTGCAATCGGCATCTGAAAGATGATTTCCAAGGTGCGGCTTACCCACCAATCTTTCTCTACGGCAAATGGTTTCATACCCAATTGCGTAGCAATCTCTGTAAAGATGGCTGCTTTTTCGGCAGGGTCTATGTGGTAAAAATCAATCTTTGCCATCGGTTAACGCTTTCTTCATTAATTTTTGAATCCATACCGGAGCTAAGGCAATGTCGTGCTTCAAATCCTTCACATCTTCCTTTCGGAGCAAATCCAGGATTTTGTGCTCTTCTTCTTCGGTTACTTTTCCATTACCTATTTCCTTCAATGCCTGAATCACCAAGCGACTTATCTTGCCTTTTGCCAACAGGTTCTTAGGCGTGGTCTTCTTAAATTTGATGGTACGTTTGCCTACTTTGATTTCTCGTGGTGAGCCATCGGTAAGCAATACGATGTTCATCGGCACTTGCGTACTCAATCCCAATGCGTTCAAGGCATAGCTGCCGGTTGGTACGGTGCGTATTCGATCTCGTTTGGCTATGGCTTCTGCTACTTCTTCTGCCGAAGGAGTCAATTTTCCAATAAGACTGCTTTCTTTCGGACGCGCATAGATTCCTTGAGCAACACGTACAATAAAACCTTCCTTTTCTAATCGAAACAGTGCAAGCCTTACCGCTTCTGATGATCCCAGTTCATGGAAATCAACAGGCAGCAAAAGCTCTCCTTTGGGCAAGGCTTCTATTTGTGCTACTATTTTATCTTCTATGCTCATCGTTCTTATTTTGTAACAAATTTAGTAAATATTTGTTACAGTTGAATTATTCTTGTAACAAAAAAAGTAAACATCTGTTACGAAACCTTGTCGCAAAAAAGGGATAGATTTGCGACAAGCATCTGTCACATATCTTGTCGAAATTTGTGACAACTCCAACTCCCCAATTCTTAATTCGCAACTCCCTATTCTTATCCATTTTTTATTCAGATCCTGCTTCCTTCTTGTTTTCTATATGGAAATTCATTTTGGCACTTTTCCCAGAAAGTTTCTCCATTAACTTCAGTTAGATATTGATTAAAGAAATTAATTACTTCTTCCTTCATTGTTTCTGTAGCTCCTAAAAACTTATCGTAAAAAACCAAATGTTGCTCAGTTTTTGAACGTCCTTTGTTCATTGCAAAAAATATATCTCTGGGATGGAAATGGTAGCAACAACCACCAGGACAATTACCAATAAACTTTGGATAACGTGTTAGATTTCTGAATTGGCTGTAATGTGGCTTAAAATGCGAGAAACAAACCATATCGGTCAATACAGTAAGAAATAAAGCAATTGCAAAATTTTCCTTTCCGTCTTTGTCCAAAAAATTAAGATGGTCAAATGCAGGTGTTAGTCTTTCGTATTGGATTGAAAAAATCTGTTTGTTTTCCGGGTCTTCGTGAAACTTACTAGCATCAGGAATTGACGAGAAAAACTGATTTAGGTCGTCTCGAAATTTTGAATTGTAATATGTTTTAAAGTCCGCCATTTAATTCTTTTTGTGCTATTTGTCAATTCCTAATTCCTAATTGACAATTCGTAATTCCCAATTCCTAATTCCTAATTGACAATTCGTAATTGTTTCTACCAATCCGCATTTAAGTATTTTTCTAATTGTGAGTTCTTGCCGGCAGATTTTAACACTTCAGCTCTCAGCAATCCTTTCTTTTGCAGGGGGGCAATGTTTTTACCGACACCATCATCTAATCTGGGGTCGTAGCCTTCGGCTATGAGTTCGTCTATTTTGGTTTTGAAGGTTTCAATCTCGCGTAGTTGCAAACGGATTTTTTCTTTCTCTGATTGGGCTTGTGCGGTGTTTACATCCTGCAGCTGTATTTGGCGGTACTCCAAGTTTTGTACTCGTTGGCTGATGTACTGCGATTTGAGCTTAAACAAGCTGTCTCTGTTCCATTTGTAGATGAGAATGTATGCTTCAAAGCCTTGATGTTGCCCACTGCTTAAATGCCAAATAAATGGCGTTTTGGGCAGGTACATAAACAAGTTGAGGTGATTGCTCAATTGGTTGAAGAAATGATGCTCCAAATATTCATTTACAGAACGCCCCAACAAACTATCCAATTGCATATACTGAGCTGCTGTGAAGCCATTTTGTAAACAATGCTGCTCTAAGCGTTGGCTCAGGGCTTCTTCACCTGGTAAGCCTACCAATGGAATAATGCCATCGTCATCTTGCTGTAAAAGTGTACGGATGC
This is a stretch of genomic DNA from Sphingobacteriales bacterium. It encodes these proteins:
- a CDS encoding nucleotidyl transferase AbiEii/AbiGii toxin family protein, whose amino-acid sequence is MAKIDFYHIDPAEKAAIFTEIATQLGMKPFAVEKDWWVSRTLEIIFQMPIAEHLVFKGGTSLSKAWKLINRFSEDIDLAIEREFFGFAGELGKNQRDKLRKVAGAYTTGTFLEELKQAFAAKGFSGLNFEVVEAKDSDQDPRVLEIYYPNVIEPDTEYILPRVQIEVSCRSLREPFTVRSFGALVDEFYVGKDFAEPLFEVPTVNAERTFLEKLFLLHEEFHRPADKMRVDRLSRHLYDVYHLTQAGVAARAISDKVLYETIVAHRHKFSRVGKVDYNLHHPHTLNPIPPEEVIADWETDYAKMKEDMIYEEKKPSFEDLMRNILNLRNELQAVEWRFEFEFPFPNS